From the Gymnogyps californianus isolate 813 chromosome 2, ASM1813914v2, whole genome shotgun sequence genome, one window contains:
- the HNRNPA2B1 gene encoding heterogeneous nuclear ribonucleoproteins A2/B1 isoform X1 has translation MPRGDRESDWREKEQFRKLFIGGLSFETTEESLRSYYEQWGKLTDCVVMRDPASKRSRGFGFVTFSSMAEVDAAMAARPHTIDGRVVEPKRAVAREESGKPGAHVTVKKLFVGGIKEDTEEHHLRDYFEEYGKIDTIEIITDRQSGKKRGFGFVTFDDHDPVDKIVLQKYHTINGHNAEVRKALSRQEMQEVQNSRSGRGGNFGFGDARGGGGNFGPGPGSNFRGGAGKTDGYGSGRGFGDGYNGYGGGPGGGNFGGSPGYGGGRGGYGGGGPGYGNQGGGYGGGYDNYGGGNYGSGNYNDFGNYNQQPSNYGPMKSGNFGGSRNMGGPYGGGNYGPGGSGGSGGYGGRSRY, from the exons ATGCCTCGCGGCGACAGAGAAAGCGACTGG AGGGAAAAGGAGCAGTTCCGCAAACTGTTTATTGGCGGCTTAAGCTTTGAAACAACAGAGGAAAGCTTGAGGAGTTACTATGAGCAATGGGGAAAGCTTACAGACTGTGTG GTAATGAGGGATCCTGCAAGCAAAAGATCaagggggtttggttttgtaacATTCTCCTCCATGGCTGAAGTTGATGCAGCCATGGCTGCAAGACCTCACACGATTGATGGAAGGGTGGTTGAGCCTAAGAGAGCTGTGGCTAGAGAG GAATCTGGAAAACCTGGTGCTCATGTTACTGTGAAAAAACTGTTTGTTGGTGGTATTAAAGAGGACACTGAAGAGCACCACCTTCGTGACTACTTTGAGGAATATGGAAAAATCGACACTATTGAAATAATTACTGACAGACAGTCTGGTAAAAAGAGAGGGTTTGGATTTGTTACATTTGATGACCATGATCCTGTGGATAAAATTGTAT TGCAGAAGTATCACACCATCAATGGCCATAATGCAGAAGTAAGGAAAGCTCTCTCTAGACAGGAAATGCAGGAAGTTCAAAATTCTAGGAGTGGGAGAGGAG GGAACTTTGGTTTTGGTGATGCACGTGGAGGTGGTGGCAACTTTGGTCCAGGACCTGGCAGCAATTTCAGAGGGGGAGCCGGTAAGACAG ATGGGTATGGAAGCGGCCGTGGATTTGGTGATGGGTATAACGGATATGGTGGAGGACCTGGAG GTGGCAACTTTGGTGGCAGTCCTGGttatggaggaggaagaggaggatatGGTGGAGGAGGACCTGGATATGGCAACCAGGGTGGGGGCTATGGAGGTGGCTATGACAACTATGGAGGAG GCAATTATGGAAGTGGAAACTATAATGATTTTGGAAACTACAACCAACAACCTTCAAATTATGGTCCAATGAAGAGTGGAAATTTTGGTGGCAGCAGGAACATGGGGGGACCATATGGTGGAG GAAACTATGGTCCAGGGGGCAGTGGAGGAAGTGGTGGATATGGAGGGAGGAGCCGTTACTGA
- the HNRNPA2B1 gene encoding heterogeneous nuclear ribonucleoproteins A2/B1 isoform X2, with protein MPRGDRESDWREKEQFRKLFIGGLSFETTEESLRSYYEQWGKLTDCVVMRDPASKRSRGFGFVTFSSMAEVDAAMAARPHTIDGRVVEPKRAVAREESGKPGAHVTVKKLFVGGIKEDTEEHHLRDYFEEYGKIDTIEIITDRQSGKKRGFGFVTFDDHDPVDKIVLQKYHTINGHNAEVRKALSRQEMQEVQNSRSGRGGNFGFGDARGGGGNFGPGPGSNFRGGADGYGSGRGFGDGYNGYGGGPGGGNFGGSPGYGGGRGGYGGGGPGYGNQGGGYGGGYDNYGGGNYGSGNYNDFGNYNQQPSNYGPMKSGNFGGSRNMGGPYGGGNYGPGGSGGSGGYGGRSRY; from the exons ATGCCTCGCGGCGACAGAGAAAGCGACTGG AGGGAAAAGGAGCAGTTCCGCAAACTGTTTATTGGCGGCTTAAGCTTTGAAACAACAGAGGAAAGCTTGAGGAGTTACTATGAGCAATGGGGAAAGCTTACAGACTGTGTG GTAATGAGGGATCCTGCAAGCAAAAGATCaagggggtttggttttgtaacATTCTCCTCCATGGCTGAAGTTGATGCAGCCATGGCTGCAAGACCTCACACGATTGATGGAAGGGTGGTTGAGCCTAAGAGAGCTGTGGCTAGAGAG GAATCTGGAAAACCTGGTGCTCATGTTACTGTGAAAAAACTGTTTGTTGGTGGTATTAAAGAGGACACTGAAGAGCACCACCTTCGTGACTACTTTGAGGAATATGGAAAAATCGACACTATTGAAATAATTACTGACAGACAGTCTGGTAAAAAGAGAGGGTTTGGATTTGTTACATTTGATGACCATGATCCTGTGGATAAAATTGTAT TGCAGAAGTATCACACCATCAATGGCCATAATGCAGAAGTAAGGAAAGCTCTCTCTAGACAGGAAATGCAGGAAGTTCAAAATTCTAGGAGTGGGAGAGGAG GGAACTTTGGTTTTGGTGATGCACGTGGAGGTGGTGGCAACTTTGGTCCAGGACCTGGCAGCAATTTCAGAGGGGGAGCCG ATGGGTATGGAAGCGGCCGTGGATTTGGTGATGGGTATAACGGATATGGTGGAGGACCTGGAG GTGGCAACTTTGGTGGCAGTCCTGGttatggaggaggaagaggaggatatGGTGGAGGAGGACCTGGATATGGCAACCAGGGTGGGGGCTATGGAGGTGGCTATGACAACTATGGAGGAG GCAATTATGGAAGTGGAAACTATAATGATTTTGGAAACTACAACCAACAACCTTCAAATTATGGTCCAATGAAGAGTGGAAATTTTGGTGGCAGCAGGAACATGGGGGGACCATATGGTGGAG GAAACTATGGTCCAGGGGGCAGTGGAGGAAGTGGTGGATATGGAGGGAGGAGCCGTTACTGA
- the NFE2L3 gene encoding LOW QUALITY PROTEIN: nuclear factor erythroid 2-related factor 3 (The sequence of the model RefSeq protein was modified relative to this genomic sequence to represent the inferred CDS: deleted 1 base in 1 codon; substituted 1 base at 1 genomic stop codon), producing MAEVVDLKACQEALDDCCPHQGDDQLELQEEEEEEEDINESNCSHVDSLLSLEGYLQLLSSQMENMLEASLLEDIQVATSSRGRDPSSSHHNVSLTQTLCHCFSPHDAMLLRTDYPTQSNSETRHLQRQESFPQSSSFPQSSSNIKNPESLLHGSDLTGLFSAADIRNLTAHDDNFDEIKLMSLALEEGFDPIEVSQLFAETGSDSGLSLNSSHSTASYSVCSEGAVGYRSDVKSASSRGLGAVGGHSQEHSKYGHVEYPGDSECSREATLQQFLHNHTYNQLPSHAASTPEHQQQIRKEKPNEVKDRCHNSTDTNLSSDECRAKALRIPFSVDEMVSMPIDSFNTMLAKNHLTDTQVSLLRDIRQRGKNKVAAQNCRQRKLNAILNLKEDICNLQTQKXSLKKEHSQCSRSISRMKQKLNNLYCDIFSRLRDDQGRPVNPCQYVIHCSSDGSVFITPKHLVKSEQKQDNKKEQKQK from the exons GTTGTTGACCTGAAAGCATGTCAGGAAGCTTTGGATGACTGCTGTCCACACCAAGGAGATGATCAGCTGGAactgcaagaggaggaggaggaggaggaagacataaatgaa AGCAACTGCAGCCATGTAGATTCCCTTCTCTCCTTAGAGGGCTATTTACAGCTTCTGTCATCGCAGATGGAAAACATGCTAGAG GCAAGTTTACTGGAAGATATACAAGTTGCTACTTCTAGTAGAGGCCGAGACCCATCATCCTCACACCACAATGTAAGTTTGACCCAGACACTTTGCCACTGTTTCAGTCCTCATGATGCCATGCTACTAAGAACAGACTACCCCACTCAATCAAATTCGGAAACAAGACATTTACAAAGGCAAGAGTCTTTTCCTCAGTCAAGC TCTTTTCCTCAGTCAAGCTCTAATATCAAAAATCCAGAATCACTACTTCATGGGTCAGATTTGACAGGgctgttttcagctgctgacATTAGAAACCTAACGGCCCATGATGataattttgatgaaattaaactCATGTCTTTGGCTTTGGAGGAAGGCTTTGATCCTATAGAAGTTTCTCAGCTCTTTGCAGAAACTGGCTCAGATTCGGGACTGTCTTTGAATTCAAGTCACAGCACCGCCTCTTACTCAGTCTGCAGTGAAGGTGCTGTTGGGTACCGCAGTGATGTTAAATCTGCTTCTTCACGTGGCTTAGGAGCTGTTGGTGGCCATAGCCAAGAACACAGTAAATATGGCCATGTGGAATATCCAGGTGATTCAGAGTGTTCTAGAGAAGCCACACTTCAGCAGTTTCTTCATAACCACACTTACAATCAGCTGCCAAGTCACGCAGCATCCACTCCGGAGCATCAGCAGCAGATACGGAAAGAGAAACCAAACGAAGTAAAGGATAGGTGCCATAATTCTACTGATACAAACCTTAGCAGTGATGAATGCCGTGCAAAAGCTCTGAGAATACCATTTTCGGTAGATGAAATGGTGAGCATGCCCATCGACTCTTTCAATACCATGCTAGCAAAGAACCATCTGACAGATACCCAGGTATCACTTCTACGTGACATcagacaaagaggaaaaaacaaagttgcTGCCCAAAATTGTCGTCAACGTAAACTGAATGCAATTCTTAACTTGAAAGAAGACATATGTAATCTTCAAACACAAAAGTAGAGCCTTAAAAAGGAGCACTCTCAGTGCAGCAGATCAATCAGCCGGATGAAGCAAAAGTTAAACAACTTGTACTGTGACATTTTCAGTAGATTGAGGGATGACCAGGGTAGACCTGTTAACCCATGCCAATATGTCATTCATTGCAGTAGCGATGGCAGTGTTTTCATAACACCCAAACACTTGGTCaaatcagaacagaaacaagataacaaaaaagagcagaaacaaaaataa